A single Epinephelus lanceolatus isolate andai-2023 chromosome 22, ASM4190304v1, whole genome shotgun sequence DNA region contains:
- the LOC117272702 gene encoding uncharacterized protein LOC117272702 produces the protein MKIQILVLAFALVAVITAAPAAPAKKAAAVDPDEKALDDAIAKNGPAIDKELKDVTVDDAMSDSDIQDLAVSNMNDADADEVASNMTSADTDDVLSSLDEDDVASMMTSADADEVASNMTSADTDDALSSLDEDDVASMMTSADADEVASNMTSADVDDVAAASDADDDSDDDSDDDADAAAAAASDSDDDSDDDSDDDADAAAAAASDSDDNTDDDSDDDAVAASDDDSDSSDNADDADAADAAASA, from the exons ATGAAGATCCAAATTTTGGTGCTGGCCTTTGCTTTGGTGGCTGTGATCActgcagcaccagcagcaccagCCAAAAAGGCTGCTGCAGTAGACCCAG ATGAAAAGGCTCTTGACGATGCTATTGCCAAGAACGGCCCTGCAATAGACAAGGAGCTCAAAGACGTCACTGTCGACGATGCGATGTCCGACTCTGACATTCAGGACCTGGCTGTGAGCAACATGAACGACGCTGATGCAGATGAGGTGGCAAGCAACATGACCTCCGCTGACACAGATGACGTGTTGAGCAGCTTGGACGAAGATGATGTGGCCAGCATGATGACCTCCGCTGATGCAGATGAGGTGGCAAGCAACATGACCTCTGCTGACACAGATGACGCGTTGAGCAGCTTGGACGAAGATGATGTGGCCAGCATGATGACCTCCGCTGACGCAGATGAGGTGGCAAGCAACATGACCTCCGCTGATGTAGATGATGTGGCAGCGGCTAGCGACGCTGATGATGACTCTGATGATGACTCTGACGACGATGCTGACGCAGCTGCAGCGGCAGCCAGCGACTCTGATGACGACTCTGATGATGACTCTGACGACGATGCTGACGCAGCTGCAGCGGCAGCCAGCGACTCtgatgataacactgatgatgaCTCTGATGACGATGCGGTGGCAGCCAGCGACGATGACTCAGACTCAAGCGACAATGCTGATGATGCTGACGCAGCTGATGCAGCGGCAAGTGCTTAA
- the LOC117246307 gene encoding uncharacterized protein LOC117246307, whose product MKIQILVLAFALVAVITAAPAAPAKKAAAVDPDEKALDDAIAKNGPAIDKALKDVTDDDAMSDSDIQDLAVSNMNDADADEVASNMTSADTDDVLSSLDEDDVASMMTSADADEVASNMTSADADDLAAASDTDDDGDSDEEADVAVAVASDSDDDADSDEDADVAVAADSDDDADSDDDADVAAAADSDSDDDADSDDDADVAAAADSDSDDDSDSDDDADVAAAADSDSDDDADSDDDVDVAELGDSDTDDDADSVDDADVAEVAASA is encoded by the exons atGAAGATCCAAATTTTGGTGCTGGCCTTTGCTTTGGTGGCTGTGATCActgcagcaccagcagcaccagCCAAAAAGGCTGCTGCAGTAGACCCAG ATGAAAAGGCTCTGGACGATGCTATTGCCAAGAACGGCCCTGCAATAGACAAGGCGCTCAAAGACGTCACTGACGACGATGCGATGTCCGACTCTGACATTCAGGACCTGGCTGTGAGCAACATGAACGACGCTGATGCAGATGAGGTGGCAAGCAACATGACCTCCGCTGACACAGATGACGTGTTGAGCAGCTTGGACGAAGATGATGTGGCCAGCATGATGACCTCCGCTGATGCAGATGAGGTGGCAAGCAACATGACCTCCGCTGACGCAGATGATCTGGCGGCGGCCAGTGACACTGATGATGATGGAGACTCTGACGAGGAAGCTGACGTAGCTGTGGCAGTGGCCAGTGACTCTGACGATGATGCAGACTCCGACGAGGATGCTGACGTAGCTGTAGCAGCAGACAGCGACGATGATGCAGACTCCGACGACGATGCCGAcgtagctgcagcagcagacagcgaCTCTGACGATGATGCAGACTCCGACGACGATGCTgatgtagctgcagcagcagacagcgaCTCTGACGATGACTCAGACTCCGACGATGATGCCGAcgtagctgcagcagcagacagcgaCTCTGACGATGACGCAGACTCCGACGATGACGTTGATGTAGCTGAGCTAGGAGACAGTGACACTGATGATGACGCAGACTCCGTTGACGATGCCGATGTAGCTGAGGTGGCCGCAAGTGCTTAA